ATCTGAAGCAACATGGTTGTGCTGCCTTGAGCGTAGAATTCGCTGATGGCCTGCGTCGCCATCATGCATGCGCCGGCGAAGAATTCTGGGTCTTGCCTGTGCTTGAAAGGCTCTGCCTTCAAACCGCGCCGCCAAGCGGGCTTGCCTTTGTTTACCAACTTCTGTTCTTCCCGTGATTTCTCCATCTTATGCCTGCAGAATCGCGATCGCGAATTGTCAGTGGCGGGTCTAGAATTTTACTGGCGGGTATGCCgccaaaaaaaattcaactaACAATACAAAAATTTCTACTAATAATACAAAATTTATCGAAAATTTTGACATTAACATATAAagtaaaacacaaaaaaatgttCAATGACATTGGGTGCTCCTGCGTGAACAAAACTCACAAGGCTTCATGGAACCTTTTTCTTTTGCGGGTTAATCTTCCAATCGTGAACTTACCTAGAAGTCTTCATGGAACTTGGAAGGATCATAAAGATAGGAACGCACCTGTACCGTGAGTCCGTGAAGGCTTTGGAACACGGGATACTAGCAGGGTACTAGCAGACTGCAGTCGCAGGAGATTGAGCGTCGCTGCTTGTGCTGCCGTCGGCCGCCTGCCAGATGATGAATGGACAGCACACGGACtcacggaggcggcggcggctcagccATGGGATCGAATGCGAACCGAAAGGAAACGTCGCACTCGAGCACCTCGCGGCGGTAGTGACGGACTAGAATATGAAGTGCTTTTTCCTTTTGCTAAACGGGCCGACTACAATTTGGTTGGGCTGGACCACAGGGTATACTATGTAGCTCTGCCCCAGCGAGTTGTGTGTTACGAATAGGATCATGATCTATGTTAATTTGCAAACTATATCTTTGATCAAACTCGTAAATTGAACCTCATCAACTACGAAATCGACGCTAAAAGAACATTGGATGATTGGGGAAATCCGAGGCAAATGTGTCTGGGCTTTCGTTCGCAATTCAGGACCAGTTTAACAATGGGACCTCACAGATAAAGATGAAACTATGCTAGTATAAGATTTTTACCAACAGATCGGAACAATCCAAAAGAACAGAGTAACGCTTTCGCACCATGCCCTGCccccaaaagaagaagaagaagaaaccattCATCACAGACTTGATACTAGTTCCAGAACGCGATTGAGGTATAGCGAGTAATAACCCGTGAGCTCGTCGCCGGTTCATCGCGCCTCCTCTCGTCGATAGTTCGTTGATCGCCGGTTCCTCGCTCCTCCAATCCTTGAGAACGTACGGTTCCCCCACCGACCACCGCCGAGTCACTtggagagccgccgccgccgccgccgcgagaccGTCTAGGCTTGGAAGGGGAACGAGTACGATGGGCAGGGATGGGgtttacctttttttttaccCGGTTATATATTAAGTAGTACTCCGTATATAATGCGTAATACCCACGCCCTAAATAATCCTTTGCCTGTGGGTCCTCGATGATTTCTACCTGTACCCTACCCAAAGCTTATGACTATAATTATGGGCTCAGGTGACTATGGAGGATTCTCTGCGCTGCGACTCAACCTGCGGCCGTCCACAACCCTTCTAGTAGGAAGTTTTCATAGTATTAATGAGACTGCCAAATAAgtaatttggtgaaatgataaAAGAGTTAATAATAAAAAAGATAGATATAATTTCTCATGCAAGATAACATACTATCTATCTACACAAGAATCAAGGATGAGAGAAAGGTAATAGGATGAGgcaagaagagagaagagagaggattGGATGAGATTTTTTGTATTTATTATGGGAATTATACATCAAGAATATAGTGTCTATAAATAATTTTTACTCTATTTTTTCTTTAGACACCACATATAGACACTATCGTTTGGATGTTATTATTACCAGTCCAGTTTTCCCATGCCGATTAGTTCACCTCTTCACGTAAACAAACATATGGCGTGCCTCATGAAGGCCTGAGATAAGTTATTGGTCGGGGACATTATCACATCAATATGGCTTCATTATCTACTTTATGGAGACGTGTCCATGGATAAAGCACATTATTTGCTCATAAGTCATCAGAAATTCCAGTGGCAGATTGTAACACAAATAAAattttgtttaaatttgaaatgtttttatttcaaaaaaatcttttgcttttgtaaaaaaaaacacattactctctctccctctttctttTCCAGCCCAGCACAAACCCTCATTTTTtccctctccctttctctctcgcACAGCCCACTCGGCCCAGCTCTCCCCGGCCCAAATCGCCTCCCCCTCACCCCTCCTGGTctcactctcacacacacaccgcCAAATGGGGCCTGCCTGTCAGACCCCTCTTCAACCTCCAGCCGCTCCGCCTCCCCCACCACAGCGTGCGCCGCCGGTCGCCCGAGTGCTCGCGTCCGCTCGCCTCCTCCTCTTTACCTGCGGCCTTCAATGCTcataaattttattattgcataaatTTGAACACCGGGTTTAATAAATCTTGTTGGGTAGACATCCTTAGTTGCTTTATCTTGGGATGGTGATATAATGAACTTTTGAGAATGATAAACATGATTTATTTATGTTGTTATACCTGGATAATTACAAGATCACTTGATTTagttggaacatggagaatTATCCAgaaaaaccgtacaaccacaagaACCATATGATTTTAGTCTTGGttaattaattagaaactctagtTTGAAGcggtcttaccgaaagggcaagaggggcggCGGATGGGGTATAACCCGGTCCTCTAGGGAAGTGGGCTTTGCTAAGACATTATGCCCATTAGGGAGGTTTATGCTATGCTACTACTTCGAAAACCTTAGTGGACTACTTCTTTCTAGAGAAACTTTGTAAAGGTCTCGTAGTGTTTCTATGCAATCACATCTcgaaagtgtggtattgtgcctgatcaacACAGCACAGTTGGGTCCAAAGTTCTTATGAATTTCTACGTGAcctgtggtgaaagtgtacaacctcttcAGAGTGTCTAAAACCGATATATCAGTCATGGTCACGGTCAATAGTGGCCTGGACCCTCACATGGtaattaaacttgaagaatAATTTAATTTGTGATTTCTATGGTTTTTGTTGTGATGATATATCTTTTATGCTTAAGtgggttggtataaacttataTCTAGTTAATAGGTCCTTACTAATAAAATATGACCAACTAAAAATATTAACTACTATGAGCCTATCAACCTCTTTTGATGgccttgcattttttttctccacttgctgagtaccaactataagtgtactcactcttgtcTAATTGCTGCTCAGAAAGAGAACACCGAAGTGGAGAACTATGACGACTTCAAGGAATTCTAGGATTGCGTTCACCAATCAATTGCATGTGGAAGAAGTTGTTCGCTTAGAATACGGGTGGAACGTCTAAAGACCTTCGTGTCTATTTATCGGAGTGTAATAAAATTATTTACTTTTTCTTGCTTACGTTTTGAACATTGTTTTAATATACTCATTTATGATGTCTATCATATATGTGTAAACTTGATCTTGACACATATATAAGATGCATATGACACAGATCTAGCAGGATAATGTTTGGCTGGCTCGGACTTGTTTTGAGTAGCGAAAAttgtattttattattttagcGACAAGAGTATAGCTAGCAGGTTGTGCTTGATGAACACAAGCTACGAGCTCCGTTTTAAATTATATATCATTTTATTTGCAGATGTATTAATTTTGCtatatatctagatatataCGTTATACTCTAATATATAGGAAAAACATATATCTAGAAAAGAATCtaaaacaacctataatttagGATGGAAGTAGTAGTACACAAAACTATCCCATCTTTCgtgttaaaaaaaaactatcccATCTTTCAATATGCAACGGTTTAGAATAAACAGATTAGTTCATTTTAAACTAATTTGTTTGTCCTAAACTACTTATGTTTAAGAGCGGAGGGAGTGCTAGTGCTTGACGGAGGTTGTTAGCATTACCGTCTGGGAAGAAAAGACGCGGAACGTCTGCGCCAAGCTCCGCCAGCATCTTGTTTACAGCAGCTACCAGTTCGTCCTCTCCTCCTCTTTGCTTCACCGCCTCGGCGAGCTTCTCCCGGATCTTCTCGGAGCTGGTCATCAAGTGGTCGCGGCACAGGCGGAGCCCTAGCTCGTAGATAGGCGTCTTTCGACTGGTGGGGACGAATGTCCGATCCATGTACATCAGTATGTCACGGGTTATCTGGACGGCTCTGACGTGCTGGTTCCACTTGGCCAGCAGCACCTGCAACGAAAACTCCATTCTTGACCCGGCGCTCGCGGTAGAAGTTATCATGTCCGTTCATCGTGTACTGGGATTTGAGTTTCATTGTCTTATATGGGTGTATATGGTTGtattttgatttttcttttgcgTGTATTTAGCCTGAGCGCTGCCGCGTTGGTTAGTTGATGGGACAGAAAGTTTAGCAGGTTCGAGGGAAAGCCTGGTAGCTCTGGATTGTGGTCGCACCCGTTCGGTTTCTGTGCAGTTTTTATAATGGGAAAGTGTACAAAATATGTGGTGGTGGTTCTCTCTAGTGTTTTGTGGTCCTTGTTTTTTACGTTTAATCCTTTTTTTTAAGGCGAACGTTGGGAAGGTCGACAGTCATAGTGTACAGCTTGGTACGTGTCTGGGTGTTTATCAGGTACAACCGAATACGCGGTTTGGTGTCCCTGATTTATTTCTAACGGGAGTAATGGTGTGTTCTTTTGCTCTCATTTTTTTTGCCTTAAACACTTTTGATCCCGTACAGGACGATGGTGGTCCAGCGAGATGAAAAGTGGGTTCCGCAGTTCTCAACCAATCCATCTCGCCGTGGTGGACCATCATCATCTGCTCCAACCCGACGATCGATAGGAGGGGGATCCGTGACTCCATCGTCACCCAATTCAAGCGACGATGAGGCCGGATCTGCATTGAGCATCACCAACAGATGCTCACCAAAGTCAGTATTCTCCCTTGTTTCCAACCTTAGTGAGTTCAAAAAGCAAATCGTTAGGGACATGGGCTTTGGTGGGATTCTGTAAATTCCCTGCATTAGCAAGCTTAATCTGAAGCTTTCTGCTTGGTTGCTGAGTAAGTTGGATAGTGAGGAGAGCTGTCTTGTTTTCGGGCCCTCTAGGCGGATCTATGTCCATGAGGATGACGTCGGAATAGTTCTTGGTATTCCTAATGGAGACATAGATGTCTCGACAACTTCAGTGTCTGACGAACAACTAGAGTTGCTGAGGTCGAGCATTGGTTTAGCTAGTTCAGATCCAAGGAGTATCAAGGGGATAGAGTATGTACTTGAGAAGCATCTTGATGACAAATCCTCAACCCAGGAGATAGACGGTTTCAAAGTTGCCTTCGTTGTTTTTGTTATTGCCTTCGTTGTTTTTGTTATTGGCCATCTACTTTTCCCCTGTGTAAAGCACGATCAAGTGCATTTGGATTTCTGGGGTGCATTGAAGAATCCAGCGTTTCTTGAAAGATATAATTGGTGCCGTTATGTGTATGGACATGTGCTCGAGGCTGCTCAGAAAGTTTGTTCTGAAATAATCAATAAGAGCCGAGTTACGTCACTTTCTGGGTGCCATTATTTCTTGCATGTGATCATTCTGAATTTTTTATGATCTTTTTTGTTTCAGTACATTTGTGTTCTCCTGTACCATTATGAAATCTGTCATTTTTTTGCAGATTCTATTCTTGGATAATGTTGATCTCAATAGGCTGAATAAGCCGCACAAGGTTGTTCCTAGGCTTAAAGTTTTTGATCAAGAGTCTCTGAAGGTGATGACAGTGATGTGTGCCAGCAGAGGGGAGCATGATTTTGCTAGTTTCATTGGTGTACGTGCTTGATTTTTGTTTTGTGACATGTCTTTTTCTTTGGCAAAGTTTGTGAAGATCGGGCCGTGTTTTATTACAGTGGGTTAGCGTATGtctatgttttttttcttttggcagATAAGATCAGCTGAATCTTCCGCGTACAGGAGGCACACTTTTCAGTCACTGCATATTGCAAGCTCTGGTTCCGCCTCTCAGGCCCGTGCCACGGCGCCATTGTTAAGAAAGATGCCGCAAAGTAGTGCGGAACCAACTGCACCTTTAAGTCCTAACACTTTCCAGTTCAAGAGCCCAATTGACTTTTCTTCCTATATAAACCAGCGCCATCCAGGGATGGTAAGTTTGccagacaaatgtttcttttttcATTATCGCCATTATTGTTTTTTTGAGGTTCAAAGTATGAATTTTTTTGTGCAGGAAAGAACATATTTTATTGATTACATGAAGAACCACAACGCGCTTATGATGAAGGAGATATCATACATGTGCTCGTCGATTATGAGACGGAATGCAGAAATGGTTGATTGGTTGGTGGACCATGTCGGAACAGTGCATATGCAATTGATACATAAGAAGCCTGGTTCATCACCTTCTGGTACTTTAGCAGCTGCACCTAGCATGGTGTCGTGCGACAGAGCTCACGATACGTGTTTTTTGGCGTACAATCAATGAGTTACTTATATTGACAATGCCTTGGGCTGTTTGCACTTTTTTTGTGTATAATCAGTGAGTTCGTTTCTGTATGAATGTAGTTGCTGCCATGGAAATGAAAAGTCCTTCAGTGTCTTGCAAGAGGCATTTTTCTCCAGTGGATGCAACACCAGCTAAAATCTTGAAAAGATCTGTACCTAATGGTACTTGAGTGTACAGATAAATCTCATCCTTGTGTTAGTAGTTGTTTGCTAATTTTATCCCAGTTTGTCATGATAAATTACATCCTCTCATTCTAATTTTTTCCCTGGAACCACAGATATTGGTGTTCAACCTCCATCATTTGATCTGGGTATTGATGGTTCTCCAGCGAGTGTTTCCGAAAAGACTCCCCAGAATTTAATTTTTGCGATTGAACGATATGTATCTCCAGTGGCAGCAAGTTCAGGAAGTGTCTCAGCTAGGAAACCATCATGTGGTATTGCTGAAGTATCTCCTACAGATGCAAGCAGACACCTAGCACAATGCATTATCCTTGATATCATACATGTCAGCGAGGAAGGAATTGACCCTGCTGGTAAGGTGCTATATGGACGTGGATATCTCATCCCTTTCACAAAATTGTTGCACCAGCTTCTGTGGGATGTCCTCTTACTTGGAGTTCAGAACTGCGTCATCCTAGACACGATTCGGATGTAGTCAATGCCCTCATAGCATGCTGCAATGAGCTAACAGATGCAACAGTCAGACGGTACGCTCTCGTTTTATGTATGTTATCTGAGGACTTTACTTTGAATGTTTATTTACTTCTAAGTGCAAATTCTAGTTTTCTGTTTTTAGCTGGCTGTCAATGTTTTCTTCTACCTGATCACACTTTTTTAGGTTGGTTCATTTGTTACAGTGAGTGGGTCATTCATCCATAGTGAGTGGGTCATTCATCCATTGCCATGCTACTTGGTACTGACTGGATCAGAAGTTATTAGCAATTTTGTTCAAGGTAAGGAGGCTGATTCAGACATTATCGATGTTGCTCTTCATCGCTTCCGACAGTTAGATGCTACCACCCAAATTGGTAATGTACGTTCACGTTGGCGTCACTTCCTCGAATCCGATTTTACGGTAATACTTAACTGATCATACCATCTTTTTTTGCATTAGTAGGAAaccttttttttgttgctatTTGATTTTTCCGTTCGTTgtgttatttaatatttttcctaTGGTTATAGATGAACTTCCTCGCTGGGTACAGACCGGAACGCATCTTATCTGTACTAAATCAGTTTACTGATGTTGATTACTGCATTCCAAGTTGTCAGATGGTATGGCAGACACTTTTTTGTTTGGCTCTTTTCTTTCTACTCTGTGTTACCACATTTTCAACTTTGATGgatgttaattttttttttgcccagcATATGTCTCACTTATCCCCCCTCCTTTTTCATACCTTATACAACGATGTGCAGATTGTAGTACCTGTTCTAATCGAGAACATATGGTGTGCGTACATGTTTGACACGCATGGTGCAATCGTCTATGTGCTTGATCCGGCACACGCTGCTGCCCGCTACCCGGTACATGAAGAGATCCACAAATTGCTTCATGACTCCTTAGCCAATTGCCTGGATCGTTTTTTCGAAGGATGGTATTTGAAACCAATCTCTTACTAGAATCTCGAGTACCCTGCACTCGGTCTCGACAATGTTACCCCGTACGTGTTACTAACATAAGCTCCAATTGTTTGGTGCTTTTTTGTAATTGTACATGCTCATTGGAATGCTCCATTTCTCACTGTGCATACTTTTGCAGTGATGATACAGGCATTGTGATGTTACATTATGCTCGCAGTTTTAATGGTGCTCAACTAGAGGAGCTCTTGAACAAGGTTACACAGCTAATATATCTGCTGCCAGTGGATATGTTGTACAAATGTTAttgattttttgtgatttttatTGGCATGTCACTCTCTACTGGAATGTTACTGATTGGGCTCTAATCTTAACAGTTACACAGGATAACCTTTTAATCACCAGGCACTCTATTTTGGCTGACGTTCTGATGTTGGAAGACAATGATGCTGTGCTGCTAGATTCGGTGCTCCAGTGCTTCTGCAAGTGATACACCATGGCTCAAGGACAAGTTACTGGGGATATCATATTTTGTGTCTTAGTTTATCACAACAAATACAAAAATGCTCTACTGATAAGATAGAGAGTTTGTGTATTATACTCCTGCTAAGGCTTCTTTGTGTTAAGCCAGGACTTTAGATTGTGAACTACCTGTAACATGGAAGGCAGTTTATTTTGTGAAAGACAGTGGCACAACGTTTTAACGCGGGGAACTTACACATGGTGCTTACCGTTTGCATAAATAATTTGGTGTTGTTTCGTTATAGTTTATTTATCTGCCAGATCTCAAACCAAGCACATATGCTGATTGACATCCATTTCATTATCTTTAAAGTACGGTACTAATGCAGTGGACACATAGATAATTGGATAGGCAATGTGATAACTTGTAGCACACATGTAGCCATAACATTTTCATTCTTGATCTGCCACACACAAATACACATGGTCATTTTAGTGCTTTTTTCTGCCTTGAGCACTCCCATGCAACTTTACAACGACTAGGTTATTCATCACATACCGATATCTAGTACTAAATAAGAGTCTTACAAGTCTGATGGTACCAATTCATGGATCCATTACAAGACATCCCGCTAACATTACAATTTTTTCTAATGCCGGTCAAAACCTCATGAGCTAGGTTATTGGCAGGAGTGTTGAACCTTTAGTTCATGAGGTAGGAAGTTATCGCCAGGAGCAGAGAAAAAATGAGCACCAGCACGACGGCCATGTCCTATTCAGCCGCTGCAGGGAGACCAGCTggaacatcagcttctcctgcAATTGCTTCTGGAGTCGCTGGACCTTGAACATTTGTCTCTGCCGCCACCGGGAAGACTTGTGTGCCCAGGGCTGCCCCATGGAAACCAGATGCATCGGATGCAGTTGGATCTGCCTTCCCGAAGTAGGCAAGGTACGCCGCAAAGTGCTTGTTCTTGTGAAGGGTAGCTGCGGAATGAGCAACCCGGGAAACCACAAACCTGATCATTGCAAGATGGCCAATCCCGGTAAATGCCCAGGATCCTACCTCGGAACACCACGTACCATGCCATCCCTTTTTGTCTTGCAACCCTGGAAAAGAACAGACAAAGCACTGCGAACATAAGTGTTCCACGATAACGGAAAAATCCAGATCTGCAAAGGAAATGGATTCAGTAActagaaaaccaaataaatcTGCGAATCGGAAACAAGCCAAGGCAAATCAGAAAAACAGGGTCGACATCTTTGTCAGCAGAACCTACCTGGTCTCTTGGAGGCTTCTTCAGAGCTTTCTGCTTTTTTCTAGTGCTGCCTTTAGGGGGGGCTACACTGAAGCTGCCAAAGTGGATGGGGGAAGGGGGGTGTTCAGCATTGGTTGGTTGGGGGCGTTGGCCTAAGGTTGTGTGTTGTATTTATTGCCGGTCCTAGAGCCTTCTGTTGTAGTGTGGGCCCCCGCATTAGCAGGTGTGTCCACTTGAACAAACTTACTTCGGGACCATCCGCATCAGGTATCAACCTTTTAGTGCCACGGAAGTACAAATTCTTAGTTTGTCCCACATATACCAATTTTCAGCCATAAATTAAGTAATTACATCATACAGTGACAATGATATGTCTTCGTGAGCGTGCGTACATGTCTTATGTTACATCATAGGATTAAACGATCCAAAACAAGGTTTCAGACTGTAGTATCAATTGACAGCTTCATCTCCCAGCAGGTACTTTGGCTTCGACACTTTGTTGGATTGCATCAGGTTACAGAATAAAATCATCCTTGTATTTTTTGCCTTCCGCTGCCATTTATTCGGAAATTTCTGTCAGTCTATGAACATATGTGCAAGTTTAAAAAGGCTATTATTTGAGCTCGTACCTTATCAATCACAAACGTTAGTTTATCTCCATCAAACCATTTTATGTAATGAGCAACATAAAACGATGAGTCCTCCCTACACTCAAGAGTGGAGTAGCTTGTTTGCATCAGTTCAATTAGGTATCGTCGTACACGAATAAACCAACAAGCAACTGGAACAGATGGTACTTACTCTAACGCTGGTGGATGTGCAAAGTTGTAGAATAAACAGTTCAAATATATAGTCAAATAACTTCTTATGCATTGTGGCAACTGTGTCAGAGTGAACTGCCCTATGAGCTTCTCTTGTCTTTTGGCACAGCACCGGGTCTAGTATGTGTATTCTGAACTTTTCTAGATCCCAAGCATACAAGGACCAGTTCCCACTAAAAGCACAAGGTACCATTATCTGTACACAGTAAGAAggtttatttctttttgcatgTTATGCCACATTTCTCGTTCCCAACAAAGATGAAATCTGAGCATGTTTTGCGAGATCTAGGACTTACCAGTCGGCAATGCTATGCGTTACTCCGAAGGTGGTGCCCTAGAAACAGCTCCTTAATCTTTTCACTGTAAATTCCTTCACCATTTGCTATCGCAAAATCCTGTTTCACATATATTATGACACTGGAAGATATCAAGGTTTTTTAATAGTGAGTTGTTTTACCAACAAATAATTTCGAGGTCCTGCTTACCGTGAAGCATGGCGGTAACAGGTGCCGCCATTGTCGGTGCTCACAGCTACATCTTTGTACATCGATGTGTCTTCCTCCTGGAGTAATCTTACAATTGCATCAAATATTTCTGTGGTAATTGGCACAGATTGCACAAACCCTTTCCAAAGTTCATATCCTGTCAGCCTTATTGTCCAAGGATCATCATGTTCAAACCATACACTGTGAACAGTATGTGGAGAAACCCAGGTTACTGTGGATCATATTTAAAAAAGTAGCGTATGAATCATTTTTTATGTAGACAGTAAATGGTGATTTTTTACTTACCTATTGAGTGCTgcaggttcttcttcttcaaactTCTTGTACATTTTCTCTATAACAGATATACTTATGGTTCTTGGAATCAAGTTGAGCTCAAACGGTGACGGAGGTACTTGCCTCTCAGCAACATGACACTTGATGGGAGTTACACCTTTCTTGGATCAGGGGCGTCCCGACCAAAATGGGGGCCCAGTGCGAAATGCTAAGATGAGGCTCTAATGGTCTAGTAAAATCAAACAACAGTAATAAGTAACATATAAATAGGATATTTCAAAAATTATCGTAGCTATTTTTCACTTGAAGAACTTTATTTTTCGGTAACTCTTTGAAATAAAATCTTCAATGATGCGCACAAGAATCATATTTGTTTCTTTCAACGCTTTTGATAGAATCATATTTCCTATGCTGTTTTGCTGACGATATGACTTGCATTTGCAATGGAAAGAACAAAATTAATAGATGTATTTTAATCATCAAGACATCAACATAATTAAACGAGAAATGAAGAAAATAACACTGAATTAAATCTTACTCTTGGGCTGGCCTTCCGCCTTGGCGAGTGCCTCTGCAGGTGCAGCCAATTGCAAATGCAAGCAACGATCAGGATGGAACACACCTGCGATGGAATTGGATTTGAATGCAGATGGACGTTGGGCGGTTTGGGCTCTGGACGAGACATGAGTCCTACTCAGTACTCACCTGTcatcgacgccgccggccgccatgttGCTTGCCTGCTTGCTTTGGACGCACACGCAGGGGCCAGGGGTGATGCCTGCCGCGATGGCGATGCCGATGGGCGAGGAAGCCGAAGCTTTAGGGTTCCGCGTCATGTGTGCGTCGAGAGAATTGGTGTGCTGCCGATCGGTTCAACTTCTATCAATTTGGGTCTCGTTTCCTATAAAATGGACTGCAAACTCATAGAATTGAAGCCTCCTATACTACTATATACTAAGATGTACTTCATATTTTGGGGGCCCTTCAAATTTGGGAGCCTTGTGCGGTCGCACAGCCCGCACGGGCCCAAGGACGCCCCTGCTTGGATACTGGGATAATAGCCCCTTGGTCCATGAAATAATCTGCCCCAGAACCACACTTGTTTCCCCTGGCGGAACGTATTTTCCTAGATATTATCTTCGTAGTTCTTCTCCGTTTTGAATGCAAATTATTATCTGGGCTGGCCTTTCTTTTGCCCATACTAGGATTGTCTAAACCTTTTTTAATTCGAGTACACCCTACGGCCAGTCGGTAGTAATATAAGTTGTCAGCTATAACAGCAAAATGAAAATGTTCTGTACCAGATTTCTCCCCCACTTACTTGAGTTATTGGCTGCTACGGCATCTGAATTATTTTCTGAAGAGTTCTCTCCTGCGCCGGGCCACAATGAAACTCGAGTTGCAGTTCCTATGCCATTTTCTTAAAAATCATAATAATTGCTATCTGCATGGATCTTCAACTGTTTTTTTGCAATATAATCATTCAACAGAATTCAGAAAAATTACCACTTGTTCCTGGAGTTACATTGAAGATCGGTTGTTGACGCTCTCTCACTGCCACGAGGAACATCAGTTAAATGGCAACAGTTACGTCTAATGACATAATTTGCAAATGATCATATATATGGAGTGTTTGTGGCTGTTACCATGTTCTTGTGAAGTGCACCGTTTGTGGCCTGTAGCTGAACCATCACTTTCTTTAGATTTGATTCCTGCATCCACGCCCAGTTTC
This window of the Panicum virgatum strain AP13 chromosome 1K, P.virgatum_v5, whole genome shotgun sequence genome carries:
- the LOC120642275 gene encoding uncharacterized protein LOC120642275 isoform X4, giving the protein MQDVMAHARMNEGNYQDESGLPDSKQKLGVDAGIKSKESDGSATGHKRCTSQEHVRERQQPIFNVTPGTSENGIGTATRVSLWPGAGENSSENNSDAVAANNSRCTRIKKGLDNPSMGKRKASPDNNLHSKRRRTTKIISRKIRSARGNKCGSGADYFMDQGAIIPVSKKGVTPIKCHVAERQVPPSPFELNLIPRTISISVIEKMYKKFEEEEPAALNSVWFEHDDPWTIRLTGYELWKGFVQSVPITTEIFDAIVRLLQEEDTSMYKDVAVSTDNGGTCYRHASRILR
- the LOC120642275 gene encoding uncharacterized protein LOC120642275 isoform X2 encodes the protein MGVHGVSDRANPFEVNMNEEHARCDGTCADERRSSGNYQDESGLPDSKQKLGVDAGIKSKESDGSATGHKRCTSQEHVRERQQPIFNVTPGTSGTATRVSLWPGAGENSSENNSDAVAANNSRCTRIKKGLDNPSMGKRKASPDNNLHSKRRRTTKIISRKIRSARGNKCGSGADYFMDQGAIIPVSKKGVTPIKCHVAERQVPPSPFELNLIPRTISISVIEKMYKKFEEEEPAALNSVWFEHDDPWTIRLTGYELWKGFVQSVPITTEIFDAIVRLLQEEDTSMYKDVAVSTDNGGTCYRHASRILR
- the LOC120642275 gene encoding uncharacterized protein LOC120642275 isoform X3, which encodes MGVHGVSDRANPFEVNMNEEHARCDGTCADERRSSGNYQDESGLPDSKQKLGVDAGIKSKESDGSATGHKRCTSQEHVRERQQPIFNVTPGTSGENSSENNSDAVAANNSRCTRIKKGLDNPSMGKRKASPDNNLHSKRRRTTKIISRKIRSARGNKCGSGADYFMDQGAIIPVSKKGVTPIKCHVAERQVPPSPFELNLIPRTISISVIEKMYKKFEEEEPAALNSVWFEHDDPWTIRLTGYELWKGFVQSVPITTEIFDAIVRLLQEEDTSMYKDVAVSTDNGGTCYRHASRILR
- the LOC120642275 gene encoding uncharacterized protein LOC120642275 isoform X1 — translated: MGVHGVSDRANPFEVNMNEEHARCDGTCADERRSSGNYQDESGLPDSKQKLGVDAGIKSKESDGSATGHKRCTSQEHVRERQQPIFNVTPGTSENGIGTATRVSLWPGAGENSSENNSDAVAANNSRCTRIKKGLDNPSMGKRKASPDNNLHSKRRRTTKIISRKIRSARGNKCGSGADYFMDQGAIIPVSKKGVTPIKCHVAERQVPPSPFELNLIPRTISISVIEKMYKKFEEEEPAALNSVWFEHDDPWTIRLTGYELWKGFVQSVPITTEIFDAIVRLLQEEDTSMYKDVAVSTDNGGTCYRHASRILR